In Candidatus Methylacidiphilales bacterium, the sequence TGCCAGCCTAAAAAGGCCCCCATGGCCGCGAGGAATTTTACGTCGCCCATGCCCATGGCGTCCTTTTTCAAGACCGCACTGCCCAGCACGGCTATGGCATAGAGGAGTCCTCCGCCCAAAAGCAGCCCATAGCACCCGAAGAGAAAACCCTGCCATGCGGTGGATTTTTCATGTAATTCCGGGCAAACTGCCGAGAGCAGAAGGCCGGCCAGGCAGCCTCCAAGCGAGATGCGGTCCGGGATGATGAAATGATCCAGATCGATAAAGGTGGCGATGATCAGGCCACAGGCAAAAAGAATATAAATCCAGGCTGGTGTTGGAGGATAGAGGTTCCAGAGCGCGACAAAGGCTGCCGCGGTGATGAATTCAACCAGGGGATAGCGGGAATCGATTTTTGTGCCGCAGCAGGCGGCCCGGCCCCGCAGCAGCAGCCAACCGAGGATGGGGATATTGTATTGCCAGGGTATGGGCGAGCCGCAGGCGGCGCAATGAGAGCCGGGATGAATGACGGAGCGGCCCAGGGGGATGCGGTAGATGCAGACGTTGAGGAAGGAACCGATGCACGCGCCGACGAGGAATGGCGCCAGATAATTGAGAAGAGTCAGTGCCATAAATCAAAATTTCAGGTTGCGGATTTGCATTTAAATGCCGGTTCTGCCGTCCTGGGAATTTATATGCCGACTGCCGTTTGCAGTGCTTTTTTCATTTCTTCCAGCGGTGCCGCACGGCCCGTCCAGATTTCAAAAGCCAGCGCCCCCTGGTGCAGGAGCATGCTCAATCCATTCGCGCTGCGCGCGCCGGCTTCACGCGCGGCATCGAGCAGGCGGGTGCGGGCCGGGCGGTAAATGATGTCGTGAACGCAGAGGTGTGGCTGGAGAATACGGGCGGGCAACACGGACGGATCCTGGGGTTTCAATCCAAGCGAGGTACCGTTGACGACCAGATCAATCTGGCTGAGTTCGCGGGCAATGATTTTTTCATCCCAGGGAATTACTTTCAGCCGGGCGGCGGCCCCGAGCAATTTGTCGGATTTAAAATGAGGAGCGACCTTTTGTTCAAGGCTGCGGGCCGTGGCTTCCGTGCGGTTGCAGAGCACCAGTTTCTGACAGTGTTCCAGGGCGGCTTGAATGGCCAGCCCCTGGCCGGCGCCGCCTGTGCCGAGGATGAGAATGCGCAAATCCCGGACATCCAGGGAAAATTCAGTCCGGACGGCGCGCACCCAGCCTTCCCCATCCGTATTGAAGCCCGTGAGCCGGCCGTTGTCGTTGAGCAGAGTATTGGCAGCGCCGAGTTGCCTGGCGGACTCCGCCAGTTCATCGGCCAGGGCGGCGATTGCGATTTTGTGGGGCAGGGTGCAGTTCCAGCCGGTGAAAGGCAGTTGCCGCATGGCGCGGATTGAGTCCGCGAGTTTTTCCGGCGGGATTTCAACCCGGACGTATTGGGCCTGCAGGCCGCAGGCTTGAAACGCGGCGAGCTGCATGGCCGGGGACAAGGAGTGCGCGACGGGGTGGCCGATCACGCCGTAGAGGGGAGGATTGGATTGAAGGCGCAGGAGCGTTTCCGGAGTATAAATTTCTTCCACCCTGCCAGTCTGGCGGGGAGCGGATTTGAATCAAGCGGCAAAAGCCTGCATTGCGTCCGGCGCGGCCTGGCGTTAGCTTGGGAACGTGAATGAATCTTTGAATCATCTGACAGCCCGGCTGCTGGATTCCTATGCCGAGGCCGGTGTGATCAACCACATCGACGGCGTGAATTTGCCTGACAAACAGGCCATTGAACGGATCACCCTGCTGCTGCTCCAACTCCTGTTTCCCGGCTATTATGAGAAATTGAGCGTCTCGGGCGGTGAACTGGAGGCGAAGATCAAGGGCCACCTGGATTCCATTGCGTGCCAGTTGCAGCAGGAAATCGCCAAGAGCCTCGATTACGATCCACCTGCGGTCCGTCCGTCGGGCGATGTCCCGGACGCGGCCCGGAAGCTGGCCTGTGAATTTCTGAGCAGGCTTCCGGAAGTGCGGGAAATTTTGGTGACGGATGTGGAGGCGGCATATGACGGCGATCCGGCGGCATCGAGCATGGATGAAATCATCCTGGCCTATCCCGGACTTGAAGCCATTGCGGTGTATCGGCTGGCGCACGAGATGCACCGGCAACATATTGCCCTGATTCCCCGCATGATGACGGAATGGGCGCATTCGCGGACCGGGATTGACATTCATCCGGGGGCGCGGATCGGCGCGCATTTTTTCATCGATCACGGGACAGGCGTGGTGATTGGAGAGACTTGTGTGATAGGAAACCACGTCAAGGTCTATCATAGCGTCACGTTGGGCGCGCGCTCAACCTCCGGCGGACAGCAGTTGAGGGGAAGCAAACGCCACCCGACGCTTGAAGACGGGGTGACGATTTATCCCGGCGCCACGATCCTGGGCGGCGAGACTGTGATTGGCGCCGGCAGCACGATTGGCGGCAATGTGTTTCTCCTGCACAGCGTCCCGCCGCGCAGCCTGGTTTATTATGAGGAAGGCGCGGTGCTGGTGAAGCCGAAAGGCCCGCCGGACGAGGACAGCGGCGCCGGGACGGATTCGATTGTTTATGTGATATAAAACAGCCGTGGCCGGTTATTTCACGGCGAGGCCATGAAGCCCAATACGCAAAACGCAAAACCCAGGCTGGTTCTTTTTGAATGGCACCATCTGGGCGATGCCATTCTGAGTCTGCCTTTTCTCAGGGGGGCAACGGAATGTTATCGGGTTGTGGTTTTCTGTACCCCCCAGGTGGCGGAACTTTATCGCCTTTGCCTGCCGGGCATTGAGACGGTCTCATGGCGGCCCTTTTGGGTTAAAGGCGGCGGAAAGGGGAATAGAAGCGAGGGTTCTGTTTCATTTTTTGGATTGATCCGGAAATTAAGGGCTTTCAAAGCCGATGCGGCTGTTTCCGTCTGGCCGGATCCGAGAGCCCATTTTTTCATGGCGTTGAGCGGGGCGAAAGTGCGCATCGGGTTTGCCCTGACAAACGACAATATTTACGCTTCCGGATTGCCGTGGCGCCGGAGGGAAATTTTCTACGGCAGACTCGCCGCCCGTTTGCTTGAGGCCGTCTCCGGCGGGCGTTGGCTGACGCTGGGTTTGGAAAAGAAGTCATCGAGCCAGGCCCATTGGGAAGATTGGCGGCAAATGTCAGGTGCGCTGGGGGCTGCGTGGCGCGACGCATTGCCGTGGTTTGACCCGGCTGCGGAAGACCTGCGCGGGGAGATGGCGGATTTTTTTCAAAAAGCGGCCTTGTCCGGAAAGCCGGTTTTTTTGCTGCATGCCGGGGCGGGGCATCCGACCAAGCGCTGGCCGGTGGAGAGGTTCCAGGCTGTAATTCATGAATGGTTTACCAGGGGAAAAATTCCCCTTGTTATTGTGGACGATGGAAGCGGGATGATTCCGGTCCCGGAGGGACCGGATCAAATCACCTGCCGTCCCGCCAATCTTGCCTTGTTTTTAAAAATACTCGGCCGGGTGGACGCGGTGTTGTGCAACGATTCGCTTCCCTCCCATGCTGCCGCAGCCTTGGGGAAGAAAGTTTTCACGATTTTTGGTTCGGCATCCACGGCATGGTTTGCTCCTTACAAAAATGAGGCGCATGTGGTTTCGAGCGATGTATGCCCGTTTCGCCCCTGTCTGGGCCGGTGTGTACAACCTTCGTTTATTTGTTTGGAAGCCGTGCAGCCCCGGGATGTCATTGAAAAACTGAAGAGCGGAATTTGAGGGGTGTGAATGAATGTCTTGGCATTGGCAATCAGGTGTGATTAGTTGGGCGTATGGACGCCCGCAAATGGACTGTTGACAAGCAGGTCTGGGTGTTGTCATTTTCCGCCATCCTCCTGATTTTGTGGGGGCTTTATGGCTTTTTCCCGTATGGATTCGGATACGGGAATGTTGCAAGGCCGGTTTTTGACAATCTGCTTTGGATGTGGGATGACAAGCATGAGCCGGAATGGGGGCATTGTTGGCTGGTGCCGCTGATTTGCGCCGGGTTGATTATTTGGAAACGGGAGGAATTGGTTGGCCTTCCGGTGGAGGGTGGCAAACGAGGAGCGATCATCTGGATGGCGGCCGCCGGTTTTGTGTATTGGGTTGGCTACAAGATTGATATTGTACCCCTGAGCCTGGTTTCGATCCAGATTACCCTTGGGGCGTTGATCCTGTGGTTTTTTGGGTGGCCGCTGATGCGCGCGCTGCTGTTTCCTTATTTATTCTTATTTTTTGCCTGGCCGATGCCGTTTCTGGACAGTTCCCTGACACTCTATTTAAAAACATTCATGACGCAGATTTCGGTGGCTTTTCTTAATTTGATAGGTATTGCATGCCTGCAACGGGGCTCCGGCATCATTTCATCGGCGGATTACCAATATCAAATACCAGAAGGCGCGCGTTTCATGCTGGAGATTGACAACCCGTGCAGCGGGATTCATTCCCTTTTCGCCCTCATGATGATTTCGGCGTTGGCCGGGTATATCCTGCTGCCCCGGCCCTGGCAAAGATGGCTGCTCTTTGCCAGTTCCCTGCCGCTTTCCGTGGCCGGCAATTTTGTGCGCATCCTGATGCTGACGTTTGGCACGCTTCTTTTTGGGCAGGAGTTTGCGCTTGGCCGCAATGACAATCCCAGTTTTTACCACATGTTTTCAGGCTTTGCGGTCTTTGGCGTGGCCATGTCGGGGATGCTTGCGTTCGGCTGGCTTTTGAACGGCGGTTGGCGTGTTGCGGCGGTTGTTTTGGGATTGGATGGTTTATTGCGCGGGACGCCGTTCCAAGCCGGCTTCGCAAAGGGCAGGAGCTCAAAATGAATGCCAGGAACTCAAACGTGCCGGGCCAAACGCCGGCGCCCGGGTTTCAGATGCGGAACCCGTGGGGGCGCATGGCCGCAGCCGTTTTGTTTTTTGCCCTGGTACTCGCGGTTTGCCGCTTTTCGCCCAACCCCAATTCCTCGCTGCAGGCCGGAGTGCGGATGCAGTTGCCGGATTTTTACAAGGGAATGACGGCAACGGACCTGAGCATGACTGCGGCGGAGCAGAAGATTCTGCCGACAGACACCGGATTTGTGCGGAAACTTTACAAGGATCCGGCGGGCGACCAGATTGCATGTACCATAGTATTGGCGGGCGGCGAAAAGCGCAGCATACACCGTCCGGAAGTTTGCCTGCCGGGACAGGGTTGGAACATTAAAAGCGGGGAAGTGGCGCCCATTACGTTGTCTGACGGGCGGCGTCTGGAAGTGATGAAATTGACGTTGGAACAGGATGTGCAGATCGGTCCGGGGCATAATATCAAGCGCAAGTGCCTCTTCCTGTATTGGTTTGTTGGGAAGGGAGTCACGACCCCATTGCATTCGTGGCGGGTTTTTCTCACCAGTTGGGACCGGGTGATGCGGAACCTGAATCATCGTTGGGCCTATGTGATTGTCTCCTCGCTGGTGACGGACAATCTGATGCCCAATGGCAGGAATGAGCAGCAGACGCTGCAGATGCTGGAGAATTTCATCTCGGATACAGCCCCCACATACATGCTGGAGGACCGCGGTGATGGAAATGTCAAATCCCGGAGTCCGGATTCGAAACCTGTCCCAGCCGCAAAGGAGGAAGCCGCAAAGCCGGGAGCGGGAAGCCGTTGAGCGGGATATGAAAGCTTCATTGTTGGGGAAACTGGTGAAGAGGGTGGAGCATCTGGGCCACGACGAGCTCAAGCGTTATCTCCTGAGAGTTGCCAAGGAAAGCGGATTGCTGGAGACGGTTTTCAACACATTGAGCGAAGCGGTGGTGGTGCTGGATGCGAAGGGGAGGATCGAATATTGCAACCGGGCCGCCCACAAGCTGTTGCCGATCCCGCAGGATGTGCCGGCGGGGGCGCTGGTTTCGAAATATCTCAGGGATCTGGACTGGAATTCGCTCCTTTCGCAGGGCCGGGCCACCACAAAAACCCTGGAGATCCATTATCCCGAACGAAGGATGCTGGAGTTTTATCTGTTGCCGGTTGAGGAACAGGCGGCGGTCGAGGAATCTTTTGTGGCCATTTTTCATGATGTGACGCGCAGGCAGAATGATACGCGGGAGGTCATCGAGTCCGAAAGGCTGCATGCGTTGACGCTGCTGGCCGCGGGGGTGGCGCATGAACTGGGCAATCCCATCAACAGCATCAATATTCATCTCCAGCTCATGGAACGGGATTTGCGCTCGGCGCCTCCGGAATTGAAGTTGAAACTGGAGGAATCCATCCGGGTGGCGCGGAGTGAAATGGACCGCCTGGATTCGATCATCAACCGGTTTCTCAAGGCGGTCCGCCCCACGTTGCCGGATTTTCGCGAGGCGCAATTGTCGGAAGTGGTGCAGGAAACGCTGGAGATATTAAAGGCGGAAGTGAAGGACCGGAATGTTTTGGTTGAGGTGGACATACCGGAGGATTTGCCGAGATTACGGATGGATGTGGAGCAGATGAAACAGGCTTTTTACAACATCATCAAAAATGCCATGCAAGCCATGGGCAGCAAGGGAATCCTGAATATCCGGGCTGCAAACACGGATGGCGGTGTTGAGTTGTCGTTTGAAGACAACGGGACCGGGATTTCGCTGGAGAATTTGCCGCGGGTCCTCGAACCGTATTATACCACAAAAAAACGCGGCACGGGCCTCGGTTTGATGATTGTGCAGCGGATTGTACGGGAGCATGGGGCGGAGTTGCAATTGGAAAGCCATGCAGGCCAGGGTACCCTGGTGCGGATTTGTTTCCCGCTTGGACGAAAGCAAATGCAGTTATTGGAAAAAGGAAGCGCGTAGCGATTGTACGGTTTGATTGGCAAAGAACAGGCAAATATGGAACCGACCCCTTCCAGCGCAAAGTCGAAAGCGGATTCCCTTCAACCGCAACCGACCATGTTGATTGTGGATGACGAAAAGCATACGCGGGAAGGATTACGGCGCGCGTTGGAGAGGCAGTTTGACATTTATCTGGCGGCCGACCAGGAATCCGCTTTTAACATTCTGGAAGCGGAAGCCATCGATCTGGTGCTGGCTGATTTGAGGCTGGGCGGGGATGATGGAATGAAGATCCTGGAAAAATGCCAGGCTCTGCCCAATCCGCCGATCTGCGTCATGATGACGGCCTACGGATCCGTGGA encodes:
- a CDS encoding prepilin peptidase; this translates as MALTLLNYLAPFLVGACIGSFLNVCIYRIPLGRSVIHPGSHCAACGSPIPWQYNIPILGWLLLRGRAACCGTKIDSRYPLVEFITAAAFVALWNLYPPTPAWIYILFACGLIIATFIDLDHFIIPDRISLGGCLAGLLLSAVCPELHEKSTAWQGFLFGCYGLLLGGGLLYAIAVLGSAVLKKDAMGMGDVKFLAAMGAFLGWQAPLFIIMVSSLVGSVFGIALMIRRHKRWGLKIPFGPFLAIAAAVWLLGGKQWMADYIHYVTSPR
- a CDS encoding glycosyltransferase family 9 protein translates to MKPNTQNAKPRLVLFEWHHLGDAILSLPFLRGATECYRVVVFCTPQVAELYRLCLPGIETVSWRPFWVKGGGKGNRSEGSVSFFGLIRKLRAFKADAAVSVWPDPRAHFFMALSGAKVRIGFALTNDNIYASGLPWRRREIFYGRLAARLLEAVSGGRWLTLGLEKKSSSQAHWEDWRQMSGALGAAWRDALPWFDPAAEDLRGEMADFFQKAALSGKPVFLLHAGAGHPTKRWPVERFQAVIHEWFTRGKIPLVIVDDGSGMIPVPEGPDQITCRPANLALFLKILGRVDAVLCNDSLPSHAAAALGKKVFTIFGSASTAWFAPYKNEAHVVSSDVCPFRPCLGRCVQPSFICLEAVQPRDVIEKLKSGI
- a CDS encoding ATP-binding protein, coding for MKASLLGKLVKRVEHLGHDELKRYLLRVAKESGLLETVFNTLSEAVVVLDAKGRIEYCNRAAHKLLPIPQDVPAGALVSKYLRDLDWNSLLSQGRATTKTLEIHYPERRMLEFYLLPVEEQAAVEESFVAIFHDVTRRQNDTREVIESERLHALTLLAAGVAHELGNPINSINIHLQLMERDLRSAPPELKLKLEESIRVARSEMDRLDSIINRFLKAVRPTLPDFREAQLSEVVQETLEILKAEVKDRNVLVEVDIPEDLPRLRMDVEQMKQAFYNIIKNAMQAMGSKGILNIRAANTDGGVELSFEDNGTGISLENLPRVLEPYYTTKKRGTGLGLMIVQRIVREHGAELQLESHAGQGTLVRICFPLGRKQMQLLEKGSA
- a CDS encoding exosortase-associated EpsI family protein, encoding MNARNSNVPGQTPAPGFQMRNPWGRMAAAVLFFALVLAVCRFSPNPNSSLQAGVRMQLPDFYKGMTATDLSMTAAEQKILPTDTGFVRKLYKDPAGDQIACTIVLAGGEKRSIHRPEVCLPGQGWNIKSGEVAPITLSDGRRLEVMKLTLEQDVQIGPGHNIKRKCLFLYWFVGKGVTTPLHSWRVFLTSWDRVMRNLNHRWAYVIVSSLVTDNLMPNGRNEQQTLQMLENFISDTAPTYMLEDRGDGNVKSRSPDSKPVPAAKEEAAKPGAGSR
- the aroE gene encoding shikimate dehydrogenase, which encodes MEEIYTPETLLRLQSNPPLYGVIGHPVAHSLSPAMQLAAFQACGLQAQYVRVEIPPEKLADSIRAMRQLPFTGWNCTLPHKIAIAALADELAESARQLGAANTLLNDNGRLTGFNTDGEGWVRAVRTEFSLDVRDLRILILGTGGAGQGLAIQAALEHCQKLVLCNRTEATARSLEQKVAPHFKSDKLLGAAARLKVIPWDEKIIARELSQIDLVVNGTSLGLKPQDPSVLPARILQPHLCVHDIIYRPARTRLLDAAREAGARSANGLSMLLHQGALAFEIWTGRAAPLEEMKKALQTAVGI
- a CDS encoding exosortase/archaeosortase family protein — protein: MDARKWTVDKQVWVLSFSAILLILWGLYGFFPYGFGYGNVARPVFDNLLWMWDDKHEPEWGHCWLVPLICAGLIIWKREELVGLPVEGGKRGAIIWMAAAGFVYWVGYKIDIVPLSLVSIQITLGALILWFFGWPLMRALLFPYLFLFFAWPMPFLDSSLTLYLKTFMTQISVAFLNLIGIACLQRGSGIISSADYQYQIPEGARFMLEIDNPCSGIHSLFALMMISALAGYILLPRPWQRWLLFASSLPLSVAGNFVRILMLTFGTLLFGQEFALGRNDNPSFYHMFSGFAVFGVAMSGMLAFGWLLNGGWRVAAVVLGLDGLLRGTPFQAGFAKGRSSK
- a CDS encoding serine O-acetyltransferase, which gives rise to MNHLTARLLDSYAEAGVINHIDGVNLPDKQAIERITLLLLQLLFPGYYEKLSVSGGELEAKIKGHLDSIACQLQQEIAKSLDYDPPAVRPSGDVPDAARKLACEFLSRLPEVREILVTDVEAAYDGDPAASSMDEIILAYPGLEAIAVYRLAHEMHRQHIALIPRMMTEWAHSRTGIDIHPGARIGAHFFIDHGTGVVIGETCVIGNHVKVYHSVTLGARSTSGGQQLRGSKRHPTLEDGVTIYPGATILGGETVIGAGSTIGGNVFLLHSVPPRSLVYYEEGAVLVKPKGPPDEDSGAGTDSIVYVI